From the genome of Flavobacterium luteolum, one region includes:
- a CDS encoding YeeE/YedE family protein, with product MSLLEIIREPWPWYVAGPLIGLTVPILLIIGNKSFGISSSLRHICAACIPANISFFKYDWKKESWNLFFVLGIFLGGFITAHFLSNPNPVEIAPELSEKLATYGITDHSGLVPAQLFSWESLLTLRGFIMIVVGGFLVGFGTRYAGGCTSGHAIMGLSNLQWPSLVATICFMIGGFVMALLILPYILSL from the coding sequence ATGAGTTTATTAGAAATAATAAGAGAACCATGGCCTTGGTACGTTGCAGGCCCGCTGATTGGATTAACTGTTCCAATTTTATTAATTATCGGAAACAAGTCTTTCGGGATTAGTTCTTCTCTTCGTCATATTTGTGCGGCTTGTATTCCCGCGAATATTTCGTTTTTTAAATACGACTGGAAAAAAGAAAGCTGGAATTTATTCTTTGTTTTAGGAATATTTCTAGGCGGTTTTATCACTGCTCATTTTTTATCGAATCCAAATCCTGTGGAGATTGCTCCTGAATTATCAGAGAAATTAGCCACCTACGGCATTACAGATCATAGTGGTTTAGTTCCTGCACAATTATTTTCTTGGGAAAGTTTATTAACGCTTCGCGGATTTATCATGATTGTCGTGGGCGGATTTTTAGTAGGCTTCGGAACTCGTTACGCTGGCGGATGCACAAGCGGACACGCGATTATGGGATTATCAAACTTACAATGGCCTTCATTGGTAGCTACTATCTGTTTTATGATTGGCGGTTTTGTAATGGCACTTTTGATTTTACCTTATATTCTTTCACTTTAA
- a CDS encoding HD domain-containing protein translates to MNTQDLIDQIAFIKEIDKVKYIQRKTKLFNSDRCENDAEHSWHLALMAIVLAEHSNEPIDVLKVVKMVLIHDIVEIDAGDVFIYDTVKSHDKTDEERLAANRIFGLLPEKQAKELIAIWEEFEAGETNEAKFARSMDRLEPLLQNTSNNGGTWKEFGVKYDKVYEKKSVIKNGSESLWNYAEGLINESVQKGILEK, encoded by the coding sequence ATGAACACACAGGACTTAATAGATCAAATTGCTTTTATAAAAGAAATTGATAAAGTAAAATACATTCAGCGCAAGACAAAATTGTTCAACAGCGACCGATGCGAAAATGATGCAGAACACAGCTGGCATTTGGCCTTGATGGCAATTGTTTTGGCAGAACATTCCAATGAACCGATTGATGTTTTGAAAGTCGTAAAAATGGTTTTGATTCATGATATTGTCGAAATTGATGCAGGCGATGTTTTTATTTATGATACTGTAAAAAGTCATGACAAAACAGATGAAGAACGTTTAGCCGCAAATAGAATTTTTGGATTACTGCCAGAAAAGCAAGCCAAAGAACTAATTGCAATCTGGGAAGAATTTGAAGCAGGAGAAACTAACGAAGCCAAATTTGCAAGATCAATGGACAGATTAGAGCCTTTGCTGCAAAATACATCAAACAACGGCGGAACTTGGAAAGAGTTTGGAGTGAAATACGATAAAGTTTACGAAAAGAAAAGCGTCATTAAAAATGGTTCAGAATCATTATGGAATTATGCCGAAGGTTTGATTAATGAAAGTGTTCAGAAAGGTATTTTAGAGAAATAA
- a CDS encoding sulfite exporter TauE/SafE family protein yields the protein MEYLGFFASIIIGISLGLIGGGGSILTIPILVYLFAVNPDQATSYSLFIVGLTALFGSYSHYKMGNLKLKSALYFAIPSVISILIIREVIFPQIASTLFSVASYTVSKDFLIMIIFSILMITAAISMIKKNQPEITAVETNYPQLSLIGFLVGIVTGFLGAGGGFLIIPALLFFAKLPMKQAVGTSLLIITINSSIGFVGDLYIGTPINYTFLLSVSAMALIGMIIGSQLSKKIDGTKLKPLFGWFVLVMGFYIIAKEVLF from the coding sequence ATGGAATATTTAGGATTTTTTGCCTCAATCATAATCGGAATCTCGCTTGGCTTAATTGGTGGTGGCGGTTCTATTTTGACTATTCCAATTTTAGTTTATTTATTTGCAGTAAATCCTGATCAGGCTACTTCTTATTCTTTATTTATTGTCGGATTAACAGCATTGTTTGGAAGTTACAGCCATTATAAAATGGGGAATCTAAAACTGAAATCGGCATTGTATTTTGCTATTCCTTCTGTTATTTCAATTTTGATAATCCGTGAAGTAATCTTTCCCCAGATTGCATCAACATTGTTTTCTGTTGCTTCTTATACCGTTTCAAAAGATTTTCTTATTATGATTATCTTTTCCATTTTAATGATTACAGCAGCTATTTCTATGATTAAAAAAAATCAGCCCGAAATAACAGCAGTAGAAACCAATTATCCGCAACTTAGCTTAATTGGCTTTTTGGTCGGAATCGTAACTGGATTTCTAGGCGCTGGCGGCGGATTCTTGATTATTCCTGCGTTGCTTTTTTTCGCCAAACTGCCCATGAAACAAGCCGTTGGCACTTCTCTGTTAATCATTACCATAAATTCGTCAATAGGTTTTGTCGGAGATTTATACATTGGAACACCTATAAATTATACTTTTCTTTTAAGCGTTTCTGCAATGGCCTTAATCGGAATGATAATTGGAAGCCAACTTTCTAAAAAAATAGACGGCACAAAATTAAAACCTCTTTTTGGATGGTTTGTCCTCGTTATGGGATTTTATATCATTGCCAAAGAAGTTTTATTCTAA
- a CDS encoding MBL fold metallo-hydrolase: MKIEQIYTGCLAQGAYYITSNGEAAIIDPLREIQPYLDRLERDGVKLKYIFETHFHADFVSGHVDLSKETGAPIVYGPNAACEFDCISAKDGQEFKIGKITIKVLHTPGHTMESTTFLLIDENGKDHAIFSGDTLFIGDVGRPDLAQKAAGMTQDQLAGILYHSLRDKIMTLADDVIVYPAHGAGSACGKNMSKETVSTIGNQKATNYALRANMTEEEFIKEVTDGLLPPPAYFSMNVAMNKGGYESFETVLNNGMKAINVKDFEAVAEETGALILDTRSAVDFSKGFIPQSINIGINGDFAPWVGTLIADVKQPIILVTAAGMEEETVTRLSRVGFDTIIGHLEGGFEAWQNAGFEVDTVNRITAEQFANEFKLGEDKVIDIRKETEYEAEHIDDAYSKPLAYINDWVKDINPNEHFYLHCAGGYRSMIAASILQARGFRNFSEVEGGFGAISKTNVPKSDFVCQSKTLN; encoded by the coding sequence ATGAAAATAGAACAAATTTACACCGGATGCCTTGCTCAAGGTGCATACTATATCACTTCAAATGGTGAAGCGGCCATTATTGATCCGCTTAGAGAAATTCAGCCTTATCTGGATCGTTTAGAGCGTGATGGCGTTAAACTAAAATATATTTTTGAAACGCATTTTCACGCCGATTTCGTTTCAGGTCACGTTGATTTAAGCAAAGAAACTGGAGCTCCAATTGTTTACGGACCAAATGCTGCCTGCGAATTTGACTGCATTTCTGCAAAAGACGGACAGGAATTTAAAATCGGAAAAATAACCATTAAAGTTTTGCACACTCCTGGACATACTATGGAAAGCACTACTTTTTTACTGATTGATGAAAACGGGAAAGATCACGCTATTTTTTCTGGTGATACTTTATTTATCGGAGATGTTGGACGTCCAGATTTAGCGCAAAAAGCAGCTGGAATGACACAAGATCAATTGGCTGGAATTTTATATCATTCGTTAAGAGATAAAATCATGACTTTGGCTGATGACGTAATCGTTTATCCAGCGCATGGTGCAGGAAGCGCCTGCGGAAAAAACATGAGCAAAGAAACTGTTTCTACTATTGGAAATCAAAAAGCGACCAATTATGCTTTGCGAGCTAATATGACCGAAGAAGAGTTCATCAAAGAAGTAACTGACGGTTTATTGCCTCCTCCTGCCTATTTCAGCATGAATGTCGCGATGAACAAAGGTGGTTACGAAAGCTTTGAAACTGTTTTAAACAACGGAATGAAAGCTATAAACGTAAAAGATTTTGAAGCTGTAGCTGAAGAAACTGGCGCTTTAATTCTAGATACCAGAAGTGCTGTCGATTTTAGTAAAGGATTTATTCCACAGTCTATCAATATTGGAATCAATGGTGATTTTGCGCCGTGGGTTGGAACTTTAATTGCCGATGTAAAACAGCCAATTATATTGGTTACCGCCGCTGGCATGGAAGAAGAAACGGTAACTCGTTTAAGCCGTGTAGGTTTTGATACGATTATTGGACATTTGGAGGGAGGTTTTGAAGCTTGGCAAAATGCAGGTTTCGAAGTTGATACTGTAAATAGAATTACAGCAGAGCAATTTGCCAATGAATTTAAACTTGGCGAAGACAAAGTAATAGATATTCGTAAAGAAACAGAATACGAAGCAGAACATATTGACGATGCTTATAGCAAACCCCTAGCTTATATTAATGATTGGGTAAAAGACATTAATCCCAATGAGCATTTTTATCTGCATTGCGCAGGCGGTTACAGAAGCATGATAGCAGCTTCTATACTTCAAGCAAGAGGTTTCAGAAATTTCTCTGAAGTTGAAGGCGGTTTTGGAGCGATTTCTAAAACCAATGTCCCTAAATCAGATTTCGTATGCCAAAGCAAAACTCTCAATTAG
- a CDS encoding helix-turn-helix transcriptional regulator: MATTIKNKIRNIRELKNYTQEYMAERLGVTQAGYSKIEKGKTSLSYEKLVEIGRILDVSVEDIISFDYDKYFNNYNKITGNNNGSILINADNSSVLKELYEDKIQLLEKLLSRTEIELERYKDKFGEI, from the coding sequence ATGGCCACAACAATTAAAAACAAGATTAGAAACATTAGAGAGTTAAAAAATTATACTCAAGAATATATGGCAGAAAGGTTAGGTGTAACTCAGGCGGGTTACAGTAAAATTGAAAAAGGAAAGACTTCTTTGAGTTACGAAAAATTGGTTGAAATAGGAAGGATTTTAGATGTCAGCGTTGAGGATATAATTAGTTTTGATTACGATAAATATTTTAATAATTACAACAAAATAACAGGAAACAATAACGGCAGTATTTTGATTAATGCCGATAATTCTTCGGTTCTTAAAGAGCTTTATGAAGACAAAATTCAGTTGCTAGAAAAACTGCTTTCGAGAACCGAAATTGAACTGGAACGTTATAAAGATAAGTTTGGAGAGATTTGA
- a CDS encoding DUF6691 family protein: protein MNLENKNIDGEGINASQKKETVLGNLKYLIVGIFFGIVFVKAEIISWFRIQEMFNLESFHMYGVIGCAVVVGLISVQLIKKFNIKTLDGEKIEIQPKTFNKGQIYGGLLFGFGWAITGACPGPLFAQIGTGATVIVVTLLSAIAGTWVYGLIKDKLPH from the coding sequence ATGAATTTAGAAAATAAAAATATAGACGGCGAAGGAATCAACGCAAGCCAGAAAAAAGAAACTGTATTAGGAAATCTTAAGTATTTAATCGTTGGAATCTTTTTCGGAATTGTATTTGTAAAAGCAGAAATCATCAGCTGGTTTCGTATTCAGGAAATGTTCAATCTAGAGTCATTTCACATGTATGGCGTAATTGGATGCGCTGTTGTTGTTGGATTAATATCGGTACAATTGATTAAAAAATTCAACATCAAAACTCTTGATGGCGAAAAAATCGAAATTCAGCCAAAAACTTTTAATAAAGGACAAATTTACGGCGGATTACTATTCGGTTTCGGATGGGCAATTACTGGAGCTTGTCCAGGTCCGCTTTTTGCTCAAATTGGCACAGGCGCTACTGTAATTGTAGTTACTTTATTAAGTGCAATTGCTGGAACTTGGGTTTATGGTTTGATTAAAGATAAATTGCCTCATTAA
- a CDS encoding GNAT family N-acetyltransferase, translating to MNSTEQLVLRKAALSEVPAIWEILQDAIEQRRLDGSTQWQDGYPNELSIKSDIENGYGYVFTEDESILAYAAIIFDKEPAYENIEGKWLTDGNYTVVHRVAVSKLAKGKGIATKLFQSIEGLSVENKIYSIKVDTNFDNTPMLKILDRLKYTYCGEVYFRGSARKAFEKRLI from the coding sequence ATGAATTCTACAGAACAGTTAGTATTACGAAAAGCAGCTCTTTCTGAAGTACCTGCAATTTGGGAAATACTGCAAGATGCAATTGAACAAAGACGATTAGACGGAAGCACGCAGTGGCAAGATGGTTATCCGAACGAACTTTCTATTAAAAGCGATATCGAAAATGGTTACGGATATGTTTTTACAGAAGATGAATCGATTCTGGCTTATGCGGCTATTATTTTTGATAAAGAGCCTGCTTACGAAAATATCGAAGGCAAATGGCTTACTGATGGCAATTATACTGTTGTGCATCGTGTAGCCGTTTCGAAATTGGCAAAAGGAAAGGGGATTGCAACAAAATTATTCCAAAGCATTGAAGGCTTATCTGTCGAAAATAAAATTTACAGTATAAAAGTAGACACAAACTTCGATAATACTCCGATGTTGAAAATTTTAGATAGATTAAAATATACGTATTGCGGAGAAGTCTATTTTAGAGGCTCTGCAAGAAAAGCATTTGAAAAACGATTGATATAA
- a CDS encoding cytochrome ubiquinol oxidase subunit I produces the protein MEEMLFYDRMQFAFTITFHYLFPQLTMGLSLIIVYFKWKYLKTKDEQYNHATHFWMKIFALNFAMGVVTGIPMEFQFGTNWAKFSELTGGIIGQTLAMEGMFSFFLESSFLGLFLFGEKLLGHKWHFVTGLLIMIGSWASGYLIIATHSWMQNPVGYEILEDGKFVLNNFQALFLNPWLWPSYLHNQAASLVTSSFVVAGIGAFYILSKKNVDFGKLFLKTGVIFGLISSVIVAVPTGDLLAKNVVKYQPVTFAAMEGIFHTEKKGSEIVLIGQPDVKDKKLDNKIAVPNILSFLTYGNWDQEIKGLDQFEEDLHPTNISGLYYAYHIMVGLGTVFIGLMVLSLFQLIRGKLFETKWILWSLMFMMPFPYIANTTGWYTAELGRQPWLVYNLLRTAAGASPTVSSGNTLFTLLGFIGLYLLLGMLFLLLVGKIINKGPRHVELSTEKI, from the coding sequence ATGGAAGAAATGCTCTTTTATGATCGAATGCAATTTGCCTTCACGATCACTTTTCATTATCTTTTTCCGCAACTTACAATGGGTCTTTCGTTGATCATTGTGTACTTCAAGTGGAAATATCTCAAGACTAAAGACGAACAATACAATCACGCCACCCATTTCTGGATGAAAATCTTCGCCCTCAATTTTGCAATGGGCGTTGTAACGGGAATTCCGATGGAGTTTCAATTTGGAACCAATTGGGCAAAATTCTCTGAATTAACTGGCGGAATCATTGGTCAGACGCTGGCAATGGAAGGAATGTTCTCTTTCTTTCTCGAATCTTCTTTTCTTGGATTATTTTTGTTCGGAGAAAAACTTCTCGGGCATAAATGGCATTTTGTAACGGGATTGCTAATCATGATTGGTTCTTGGGCGAGTGGTTACCTAATTATTGCCACACATTCCTGGATGCAGAATCCAGTTGGTTATGAAATCCTCGAAGATGGAAAATTTGTTCTAAATAATTTTCAAGCTTTATTCTTAAATCCTTGGCTTTGGCCTTCGTATTTGCACAATCAAGCCGCTTCTTTGGTAACGAGTTCTTTTGTTGTGGCTGGAATTGGAGCTTTCTATATTTTAAGTAAAAAGAATGTTGATTTCGGGAAATTATTCCTTAAAACGGGAGTAATCTTCGGATTGATTTCGAGTGTCATTGTGGCTGTTCCAACAGGAGATTTACTGGCTAAAAATGTAGTGAAATACCAACCGGTAACTTTTGCTGCGATGGAAGGAATTTTTCATACCGAAAAGAAAGGTTCAGAAATTGTCTTAATCGGTCAGCCCGATGTAAAAGATAAAAAACTGGATAATAAAATCGCTGTTCCAAACATTCTAAGTTTCCTGACTTATGGAAACTGGGATCAGGAAATAAAAGGTTTAGATCAGTTTGAAGAAGACTTGCACCCAACCAATATTTCTGGTTTGTATTATGCCTATCATATTATGGTCGGACTCGGAACAGTTTTTATTGGATTGATGGTGCTTTCGCTTTTTCAATTAATTAGAGGGAAATTGTTTGAAACCAAATGGATTTTATGGTCTCTAATGTTCATGATGCCGTTTCCGTACATTGCCAATACAACGGGTTGGTATACCGCAGAATTAGGAAGACAGCCTTGGCTAGTTTACAATTTATTGAGAACAGCAGCCGGAGCTTCACCGACGGTTTCATCAGGAAATACCTTATTTACGCTACTTGGTTTTATTGGTTTATACCTTTTACTGGGAATGCTGTTTTTACTTTTAGTTGGAAAAATTATCAATAAAGGTCCGCGTCATGTGGAACTTTCAACAGAAAAAATATAA
- a CDS encoding NAD(P)H-dependent oxidoreductase yields MSNFLENQNWRYATKQFDASKKISDADLNTLKEAVRLSASSYGLQPYKVIIVENPELREKLKGAAWGQTQITDASHLFIFANDLSLDAGSVDKYINNISEVRGVPAEALGGFSDMMKNVISNLSEDAKHIWTAKQTYLALGNLLNAAAELKIDATPMEGFNAAQFNEILGFDKLGLNASVIATVGYRHDDDKSQHQKKVRKSHEELFITL; encoded by the coding sequence ATGAGCAATTTCTTAGAAAATCAAAATTGGAGATACGCAACTAAACAGTTTGATGCTTCAAAAAAGATATCAGACGCTGATTTAAATACACTAAAAGAAGCCGTTAGATTAAGTGCTTCTTCATACGGATTACAACCTTACAAAGTAATTATTGTTGAAAATCCAGAATTGAGAGAAAAATTAAAAGGTGCAGCTTGGGGACAAACTCAAATTACTGATGCTTCTCACCTATTCATTTTTGCAAATGATTTAAGCCTTGATGCAGGTTCTGTTGACAAATACATCAATAATATTAGCGAAGTTAGAGGTGTTCCAGCAGAAGCTTTAGGAGGATTCAGCGATATGATGAAAAATGTAATTTCAAATTTATCTGAAGATGCAAAACACATTTGGACTGCAAAACAAACGTATTTAGCTTTAGGAAACTTATTAAACGCTGCTGCCGAATTAAAAATTGACGCAACTCCTATGGAAGGTTTCAATGCGGCTCAATTTAATGAAATCTTAGGTTTCGATAAATTAGGTTTAAACGCTTCAGTTATTGCAACTGTAGGTTACAGACATGATGACGACAAATCTCAGCACCAGAAAAAAGTTAGAAAATCACACGAGGAATTATTTATCACACTATAA
- a CDS encoding YceI family protein encodes MKNLKTIAIALFVAAAGISVNAQTKKIDVKASTIKWVGKKVTGEHSGTVNFKDGAVIFKGKKLAGGNFTVDMTSLTSTDLTGEYQGKLNGHLKADDFFGTDKFPTSKLVFKTIGAKSADVYTVTADLTIKGITKPVTFDITVKGNTATTAFKVDRTKYDIKYNSGNFFENLGDKTINDDFELTVALKF; translated from the coding sequence ATGAAAAATTTAAAAACTATTGCAATAGCATTATTCGTAGCAGCAGCTGGCATCTCAGTAAACGCTCAAACTAAAAAAATCGACGTAAAAGCATCTACTATTAAATGGGTAGGCAAAAAAGTAACTGGAGAGCACTCTGGAACTGTAAACTTCAAAGATGGTGCTGTTATTTTTAAAGGAAAAAAATTAGCTGGTGGTAACTTTACAGTTGATATGACTTCATTAACTTCTACAGATTTAACTGGAGAATACCAAGGAAAATTAAACGGTCACTTAAAAGCTGACGATTTCTTCGGAACTGACAAATTCCCAACTTCAAAATTAGTTTTCAAAACTATCGGTGCAAAATCTGCTGACGTTTATACTGTAACTGCAGATTTAACTATCAAAGGAATTACTAAACCAGTAACTTTTGATATCACTGTAAAAGGAAATACTGCTACAACTGCTTTCAAAGTTGACAGAACTAAATACGATATTAAATACAACTCTGGTAACTTCTTCGAAAACTTAGGAGACAAAACCATCAATGACGATTTCGAATTGACAGTAGCTTTAAAATTCTAA
- a CDS encoding glycerol-3-phosphate dehydrogenase/oxidase: MNRSEQLLKLQNTENWDVIIIGGGASGLGTAIDAASRGYKTILFEAVDFAKGTSSRSTKLVHGGVRYLAQGDVHLVREALKERGLLAQNASHLVKNQSFVIPNYHWLSGYFYTIGLKIYDLLSGGLSLGSSKYLSKKKTIEMLPNVEENGLVNGVIYHDGQFDDSRLAVNLAQTAVENGACVLNYTKVVNLLKDNNNQVIGVQVQDQESGIKYELKGSTIVNATGVFTNAIMKLNDNVYKKYIVPSQGIHLVFDKSFLPGDHALMIPKTKDGRVLFAVPWHNRVVVGTTDTLIKKQSLEPIALESEIQFVLETAQRFLAKKPERKDVLAVFAGLRPLAAPKEEGKSTKEVSRSHKIIVSETGLITITGGKWTTYRKIAEDIIEKAIKTGKLPKRNCTTEHLSIHGSQPTTSFDRENHLYIYGTDISKIIELQESEPALKEKLHPNHEFTMAEVVWAIRYEMARTVDDILARRVRLLFLDARAAIEVSEKTARVIAKELGHDEAWINNEIANFKQIAKGFLLSEFQ, from the coding sequence ATGAATCGCTCAGAGCAGTTACTAAAACTACAAAATACAGAAAATTGGGACGTAATAATTATTGGTGGAGGTGCAAGCGGACTAGGAACTGCAATTGATGCGGCAAGTCGCGGCTACAAAACCATTTTATTTGAAGCGGTAGATTTTGCAAAAGGAACTTCCAGCCGAAGCACTAAACTAGTTCATGGCGGAGTACGCTATTTGGCTCAAGGAGACGTGCATTTAGTTAGAGAAGCATTAAAAGAACGAGGATTGTTGGCGCAAAACGCAAGTCATTTGGTAAAAAACCAATCTTTTGTTATTCCTAATTATCATTGGTTAAGCGGTTACTTTTACACTATTGGACTAAAAATCTATGATCTTTTATCTGGTGGTCTAAGTTTAGGTAGTTCAAAATATCTTTCGAAAAAGAAAACTATTGAAATGCTTCCTAACGTCGAAGAAAATGGTTTAGTAAATGGCGTAATTTATCACGATGGACAATTTGACGATTCTCGTCTTGCTGTCAATCTGGCTCAAACTGCGGTAGAAAACGGAGCTTGTGTTTTAAATTATACTAAGGTTGTTAATTTATTAAAAGACAATAACAATCAAGTAATTGGAGTTCAGGTTCAGGATCAAGAAAGCGGAATTAAATATGAACTTAAAGGTTCTACCATTGTAAATGCGACAGGAGTTTTTACAAATGCTATCATGAAGCTTAATGATAATGTTTATAAAAAATATATTGTTCCGAGTCAGGGAATTCATTTGGTTTTCGATAAATCATTTCTGCCTGGAGATCACGCCCTAATGATTCCGAAAACAAAAGATGGAAGAGTTTTATTTGCGGTTCCTTGGCATAATCGAGTTGTAGTTGGCACGACTGATACTTTAATAAAAAAACAAAGTTTAGAACCGATTGCTTTAGAAAGCGAAATTCAATTTGTACTTGAAACTGCACAGCGATTCTTGGCAAAAAAACCAGAAAGAAAAGATGTATTAGCTGTTTTTGCAGGTTTGCGTCCATTGGCAGCTCCAAAAGAAGAAGGTAAAAGCACCAAAGAAGTTTCTAGAAGCCATAAAATTATAGTTTCAGAAACTGGCCTCATTACCATTACAGGAGGAAAATGGACCACTTACCGAAAAATTGCTGAAGATATAATTGAGAAAGCCATCAAAACAGGTAAATTACCAAAGAGAAACTGTACAACAGAACATCTTTCTATTCACGGAAGTCAACCTACTACTTCATTTGATAGAGAAAATCACCTCTATATATATGGTACAGATATTTCGAAAATAATCGAGTTGCAAGAAAGCGAACCTGCATTAAAAGAAAAACTGCATCCTAATCACGAATTTACGATGGCAGAAGTTGTTTGGGCAATTCGCTACGAAATGGCACGAACTGTTGATGATATACTGGCAAGAAGAGTTCGTTTATTATTCTTAGATGCCAGAGCTGCAATTGAAGTTTCGGAAAAAACAGCAAGAGTAATTGCCAAAGAATTGGGACACGATGAAGCTTGGATAAACAATGAAATTGCTAATTTCAAGCAAATTGCGAAAGGTTTTCTGCTGTCTGAGTTCCAATAA
- a CDS encoding MarR family winged helix-turn-helix transcriptional regulator: MTIEEVIKSTVKMDNAKKVILNIMYTQNVIQDHFNELIKPYDLSGEQYNVLRILRGQKGQPANMCVIQERMLAKTSNTTRLVDKLLLKDFVTRNVCPDNRRKIEVSITQKGLDVLKELDPKVDEHEQTFANNLKPEELVFLNQLLEKYRTNK, encoded by the coding sequence ATGACAATTGAAGAGGTTATTAAGAGTACGGTTAAGATGGATAATGCGAAAAAAGTTATTCTGAATATCATGTACACGCAAAATGTGATTCAGGATCATTTCAACGAGTTGATCAAACCGTATGATTTATCTGGAGAACAGTACAATGTGTTGCGTATATTAAGAGGACAAAAAGGACAGCCTGCTAATATGTGCGTGATACAAGAGCGAATGCTTGCTAAAACAAGCAATACAACACGTTTGGTAGACAAATTATTATTGAAGGATTTTGTAACTCGAAATGTCTGTCCGGATAATCGAAGAAAAATTGAAGTTTCGATTACACAAAAAGGATTGGATGTTTTAAAAGAATTAGATCCTAAAGTAGATGAACACGAACAAACGTTTGCAAACAATTTAAAACCAGAAGAATTGGTTTTCTTAAATCAACTATTAGAAAAATATAGAACCAACAAATAA
- the cydB gene encoding cytochrome d ubiquinol oxidase subunit II, which translates to MEFFWYVVLMGILAVYLVLDGYDFGAGIIHLFFADTEKDKKAITNAIGPFWDANEVWLIAAGGVLFFAFPTLYASSFSGFYLPLIMILWLLIFRAIGLEMRGQIHNHMWESIWDKAFGIASLLLALFFGIALGNIVRGVNLGMVQNGVSTQEAHFFFLPLWNPTFSPQADELGIIDWFTLFLGIVSVVALTIHGANWIIYKTNSALNPKLKNVVFRLNFVLLILVFISLGIWHFIEPKPFHNFVENPILWFFPLMTFVGIAGLFKVRSFKKDGHGFLFSTLFLVGGFASTAVSIFPNVLPSTNKVNPSLTIYNTAAHEYGLNAGLSWFFIALFLVIIYFIIQYRVFSGKMDDIGYGEH; encoded by the coding sequence ATGGAATTTTTTTGGTACGTAGTTTTAATGGGAATTCTGGCCGTTTATCTAGTTTTGGACGGTTACGATTTTGGTGCAGGAATTATTCATTTATTTTTTGCTGATACAGAAAAAGATAAAAAAGCAATCACCAATGCCATTGGTCCGTTTTGGGATGCCAATGAAGTTTGGCTGATTGCAGCTGGAGGAGTTTTGTTTTTTGCTTTTCCGACTTTATATGCATCATCTTTCAGCGGATTTTATCTGCCTTTGATTATGATTTTATGGCTTTTGATTTTCCGTGCGATCGGATTGGAAATGCGCGGACAAATTCACAATCACATGTGGGAAAGCATTTGGGATAAAGCTTTCGGAATCGCGAGTTTGCTTTTGGCTCTTTTCTTCGGAATTGCTTTAGGAAATATCGTTCGCGGTGTTAATCTAGGAATGGTTCAGAATGGAGTTTCTACGCAAGAAGCGCATTTTTTCTTTTTGCCTTTATGGAATCCTACTTTTAGTCCGCAAGCAGATGAATTGGGAATTATTGACTGGTTTACGCTTTTCTTAGGAATCGTGAGTGTTGTCGCATTAACGATTCACGGTGCAAACTGGATTATTTATAAAACAAATTCTGCGCTGAATCCGAAATTGAAAAATGTAGTTTTTAGACTGAACTTTGTTCTGTTGATTTTGGTCTTTATTTCTTTGGGAATTTGGCACTTTATCGAGCCGAAACCCTTTCATAATTTCGTCGAAAATCCAATTCTTTGGTTTTTTCCTTTAATGACTTTTGTCGGAATTGCAGGATTGTTCAAAGTTCGTTCCTTCAAAAAAGACGGTCACGGATTTCTGTTTTCGACTTTGTTTTTAGTTGGAGGATTTGCCTCAACAGCAGTTTCGATTTTTCCAAATGTTTTGCCTTCAACCAATAAAGTGAATCCGTCTTTAACGATATATAATACCGCCGCTCACGAATACGGATTGAATGCTGGCTTGAGCTGGTTTTTTATCGCTTTGTTTCTCGTGATTATTTATTTTATTATTCAATATCGTGTTTTTAGCGGGAAAATGGATGATATTGGGTATGGGGAACATTGA